The following proteins are encoded in a genomic region of Herminiimonas arsenicoxydans:
- a CDS encoding Hypothetical protein (Evidence 5 : No homology to any previously reported sequences), with product MQVPQRQYPCASPKTVTVIALLLTVSAHIFFLRFWLDSTSSKPATQNVLVALTANPLQKNPVRKNILNPAKSGDSEPQVESDAQQDRQNIEPPTIEPSSENKTYYFKYDEVSSKPVVITDIPADFSLPVLADLSQTLVLTLRISDKGEIDEVLIDSKNLDENARESVINAFKTMRFEAARINDISVPSEIRIEAQENELYTTQAIE from the coding sequence ATGCAAGTCCCCCAACGTCAATATCCGTGCGCGTCCCCAAAAACTGTAACAGTGATCGCCCTGCTTCTCACTGTGAGTGCGCATATATTTTTTCTGCGTTTCTGGCTTGACTCGACCAGCAGCAAGCCAGCGACACAGAATGTTTTGGTTGCCTTGACTGCGAATCCATTACAGAAAAATCCTGTCCGCAAAAATATCTTGAATCCCGCAAAAAGCGGCGATAGCGAACCCCAAGTGGAATCAGATGCTCAACAAGACAGGCAAAATATCGAGCCCCCCACAATAGAACCGAGCTCCGAAAATAAAACCTATTATTTTAAATATGATGAAGTAAGCAGCAAACCAGTAGTCATTACAGATATACCTGCAGATTTTTCTCTGCCTGTACTTGCAGACCTGTCTCAAACGCTGGTTCTGACTCTACGCATCAGCGACAAAGGGGAAATAGATGAAGTATTGATTGACAGCAAAAATCTCGATGAAAACGCAAGGGAATCAGTCATTAATGCGTTCAAGACTATGCGATTTGAGGCAGCCAGAATTAATGACATATCAGTGCCAAGCGAAATTCGTATCGAGGCACAAGAAAATGAACTGTATACCACCCAAGCCATTGAATAA
- the rpoN gene encoding RNA polymerase, sigma 54 (sigma N) factor (Evidence 2a : Function of homologous gene experimentally demonstrated in an other organism; PubMedId : 1417413, 8113171, 3481423, 2203540, 8444818, 8025669, 7876255; Product type f : factor): MKQSLQLRVSQHLALTPQLQQSIRLLQLSTLELHQELEQILADNPLLERTDDPLDHAIRLLADGAIGSAGTTPEGASVEANAQTPESDTSVEAPEPAEASNGDAEWSFDDVARTSKAPDDDDARPQLEAHETTLREHLLEQMRVTVRERRDRALLELIIDALNDNGYLEETLEEIHARLPEELEIEPEELQIALNLLQSFDPAGVGARNASECLALQIKRMPKVAMVTRRMALAIVEHHLGLFAQRDFNKLRKALDCDDEDLREAQVVIKQCNPHPGSIFATDTSDYVVPDVIVKRTRNGWQVMLNHDVMPRLRVNSMYANILKQSKGEGSLGSQLQEAKWLIKNMRQRFDTILRVSQAIVERQRNFFSHGAVAMRPLVLREIADTLGLHESTISRVTTQKYMLTPHGMFELKYFFGSHVATETGGEASSTAIRALIKQLIGAENQKTPFSDSKIAEMLAEQGMVVARRTVAKYREALKIPPVNLRKSL; this comes from the coding sequence ATGAAGCAATCCCTGCAATTACGCGTTTCGCAACATCTGGCATTGACACCGCAACTGCAGCAATCGATACGCCTGCTGCAATTGTCCACACTGGAACTGCATCAGGAACTCGAACAGATCCTGGCCGACAATCCGCTGCTGGAACGTACCGACGATCCCCTGGACCACGCCATTCGCCTGCTGGCCGATGGTGCAATCGGTTCTGCCGGCACCACGCCGGAAGGCGCCAGCGTCGAAGCGAATGCGCAAACGCCGGAAAGCGATACCAGCGTCGAAGCTCCCGAGCCGGCGGAAGCATCCAACGGCGATGCAGAATGGAGTTTCGACGATGTGGCCCGCACCTCGAAAGCACCGGACGACGACGATGCCCGCCCGCAGCTGGAAGCGCACGAAACCACGCTACGCGAACACTTGCTGGAACAGATGCGCGTTACCGTACGCGAACGACGCGATCGGGCATTGCTTGAGCTCATCATCGATGCACTGAACGACAACGGCTATCTGGAAGAAACGCTGGAAGAAATCCACGCACGCCTGCCGGAAGAACTTGAAATCGAACCGGAAGAACTGCAGATTGCATTGAACCTGCTGCAAAGTTTCGATCCGGCCGGCGTCGGCGCACGCAATGCTTCCGAATGCCTGGCCCTGCAAATCAAGCGTATGCCAAAAGTAGCGATGGTCACGCGCCGCATGGCACTCGCCATCGTGGAACATCATCTCGGCCTTTTCGCACAGCGCGACTTCAATAAACTGCGCAAGGCACTCGATTGCGACGATGAAGATCTGCGCGAAGCACAAGTCGTCATCAAGCAATGCAATCCGCATCCAGGTTCCATCTTCGCCACCGACACCTCCGATTATGTGGTGCCCGACGTGATCGTCAAACGTACACGCAACGGCTGGCAGGTAATGCTCAATCACGACGTCATGCCGCGCCTGCGCGTCAACAGCATGTACGCCAATATTTTGAAGCAAAGCAAGGGGGAAGGCTCGCTAGGCTCGCAGTTGCAGGAAGCCAAGTGGCTGATCAAAAACATGCGCCAGCGCTTCGACACCATCCTGCGTGTATCGCAGGCAATTGTAGAGCGGCAACGCAACTTTTTTTCACACGGCGCCGTGGCAATGCGACCGCTTGTGTTGCGTGAAATAGCTGATACACTAGGTCTACACGAGAGCACTATTTCTCGTGTAACGACGCAGAAATACATGCTTACTCCGCATGGCATGTTCGAATTGAAATACTTTTTCGGCAGCCATGTTGCAACGGAAACCGGTGGTGAAGCATCGTCAACTGCGATACGCGCACTGATCAAGCAACTGATAGGAGCCGAAAACCAGAAAACGCCATTCTCTGATAGCAAGATCGCAGAAATGCTGGCGGAACAAGGTATGGTCGTGGCGCGACGTACCGTTGCAAAATACCGTGAAGCCTTGAAAATTCCACCAGTCAATTTGCGCAAGTCGTTGTAG
- the rpoX gene encoding Sigma(54) modulation protein (Evidence 2a : Function of homologous gene experimentally demonstrated in an other organism; PubMedId : 8113171; Product type f : factor) — MNLTISGHHLELTPAIREYVQGKLERIKRHFDHVIDIAVILTVDNLPEKEKRQRAEINLRVRGKDIHVESIANNLYAAIDTLVDKLDRQVIKYKTKQQDHQHDAIKRLPDESDAVAS; from the coding sequence ATGAATCTCACAATCAGTGGACATCACCTCGAATTAACCCCAGCCATCCGCGAATATGTACAAGGAAAACTGGAGCGCATCAAACGGCATTTCGATCACGTCATCGATATTGCAGTCATTCTGACTGTAGACAATCTTCCGGAAAAAGAAAAACGCCAAAGGGCGGAAATCAACTTGCGTGTGAGAGGCAAGGATATACATGTGGAAAGCATCGCGAACAATTTGTATGCCGCGATTGACACTCTGGTCGACAAACTCGACCGTCAAGTCATCAAATACAAAACCAAACAGCAGGATCATCAGCATGATGCAATCAAACGTTTGCCGGATGAATCGGATGCTGTTGCGTCTTAA